In a genomic window of Drosophila takahashii strain IR98-3 E-12201 chromosome 3L, DtakHiC1v2, whole genome shotgun sequence:
- the LOC108054196 gene encoding uncharacterized protein — MDEELELINRNLSNALTKLKTSKNDDLQDRKEKMARLIRQHLQHVRTTVVTHRRRTQQRTRRRFRILRSFFMRQMMEMHSNYLQMYAMLRLKHCQAEDTEDSEEEDSQEPMDLLADFPNFDSHFFEHVIPEMSEEEFLNTLHVSRGTFETLCKQLAPTLRTSEELTRKLPAISPEKCVALALFFLASGERLSLIAERFSLPRPRTIKCLKVFCNAVMSTLGRALRQLPRHPVDCSSVAEGFQRESNMPAALVGVVGVCSIPIRANGEAKNSVLRMEYLLDDRMLFRELQLGCGLRATMAPMFSHSPNTLSMLPKFRINSRPVPAFVLAPVNQNYPLRPWLLQRYVDPIAPHEHDFNEVAEHLQELSDCALHRLMSRWSFLSQPLDISFHTASCIITAAAVLHNLLEELSEPHMLEWGNTVDVSKFRAEPISDSIDEGSQSHAALEIRDFLARTISSTEI; from the coding sequence atggaCGAGGAATTGGAATTAATAAACAGAAATTTAAGCAACGCCCTGACCAAATTAAAAACCAGCAAAAACGATGACCTGCAGGATCGCAAGGAGAAGATGGCCCGGCTGATCCGCCAGCACTTGCAGCACGTGCGAACCACGGTGGTCACGCACAGGCGGAGGACGCAGCAGAGGACCAGGCGGAGATTCAGGATCCTGCGCTCCTTTTTCATGCGCCAGATGATGGAGATGCACTCGAACTACCTGCAGATGTACGCCATGCTGCGCCTGAAGCACTGCCAAGCGGAGGACACCGAAGACTCCGAGGAAGAAGACTCTCAAGAGCCAATGGATCTGCTGGCAGACTTTCCCAACTTCGATTCGCATTTCTTTGAGCATGTGATTCCCGAGATGAGCGAGGAGGAGTTCCTCAACACACTCCATGTCTCGCGGGGAACCTTCGAGACGCTGTGCAAGCAGTTGGCCCCCACTCTGCGGACTTCGGAGGAGCTGACGCGAAAGCTACCAGCTATTTCGCCGGAGAAATGCGTTGCCCTGGCCCTTTTCTTCCTGGCCAGCGGCGAGCGGCTCTCCCTGATTGCCGAGCGCTTTTCCCTGCCCCGTCCCAGGACCATCAAGTGCCTGAAGGTCTTCTGCAACGCCGTCATGTCCACCTTGGGCCGGGCGCTTCGTCAGTTGCCTCGCCATCCAGTGGACTGCAGCAGTGTGGCCGAGGGCTTTCAGCGCGAGAGCAACATGCCCGCCGCTCTGGTCGGCGTCGTGGGCGTCTGCTCCATCCCGATCCGTGCCAATGGCGAGGCCAAGAACTCGGTGCTGCGCATGGAGTACCTCCTCGATGATCGAATGCTCTTTCGGGAACTGCAATTGGGCTGTGGCCTGCGGGCCACCATGGCGCCCATGTTTTCGCATTCACCCAATACCCTCTCAATGCTGCCCAAATTCCGGATTAACTCCCGCCCGGTTCCTGCTTTTGTTCTGGCTCCAGTCAACCAAAACTATCCTTTACGTCCCTGGCTTCTCCAGCGCTATGTGGATCCGATTGCGCCGCACGAGCATGATTTCAACGAGGTGGCCGAGCATCTGCAGGAGTTGAGTGACTGCGCCCTGCATCGTCTCATGTCCCGCTGGAGTTTTCTCAGTCAGCCTTTGGACATTAGTTTCCACACAGCATCCTGCATCATCACAGCAGCCGCAGTGCTGCACAATCTACTGGAGGAGCTAAGCGAACCGCACATGCTGGAGTGGGGAAATACGGTGGATGTGTCCAAGTTTCGGGCGGAACCGATATCAGATTCAATTGACGAGGGCTCGCAATCGCATGCGGCACTTGAAATACGAGACTTTTTAGCCAGAACCATAAGTTCCACGGAAATTTAA
- the RpL10Ab gene encoding large ribosomal subunit protein uL1 isoform X2: MKVCILGDQQHCDEAKANNVDFMDAEALKKLNKNKKLVKKLAKSYDAFLASESLIKQIPRLLGPGLNKAGKFPALLSHQESMIGKIEEVKSTIKFQMKKVLCLSVAVGHVGMKSDELAQNVNLSINFLVSLLKKNWQNVRSLHVKSSMGPPQRLY, from the coding sequence ATGAAGGTGTGCATCCTTGGCGATCAGCAGCATTGCGACGAGGCCAAGGCCAACAACGTTGACTTCATGGATGCCGAGGCTCTGAAGAAGCTGAACAAGAACAAGAAGCTGGTGAAGAAGCTGGCCAAGTCCTACGACGCCTTCCTGGCCTCCGAGTCACTGATCAAGCAGATTCCCCGTCTGCTTGGCCCTGGCCTCAACAAGGCCGGCAAGTTCCCTGCCCTGCTGTCGCATCAGGAGTCCATGATCGGCAAGATCGAGGAGGTCAAGTCGACCATCAAGTTCCAGATGAAGAAGGTGTTGTGCCTGTCCGTTGCCGTCGGCCACGTGGGCATGAAGTCCGACGAGCTGGCCCAGAACGTCAACCTGTCGATCAACTTCTTGGTCTCGCTGCTGAAGAAGAACTGGCAGAACGTGCGCTCCCTGCACGTCAAGTCCTCGATGGGCCCACCCCAGCGTCTCTACTAA
- the RpL10Ab gene encoding large ribosomal subunit protein uL1 isoform X1: MASKVSRDTLYEGVNGLLDASAKKKRGFLETVELQIGLKNYDPQKDKRFSGTVKLKHIPRPKMKVCILGDQQHCDEAKANNVDFMDAEALKKLNKNKKLVKKLAKSYDAFLASESLIKQIPRLLGPGLNKAGKFPALLSHQESMIGKIEEVKSTIKFQMKKVLCLSVAVGHVGMKSDELAQNVNLSINFLVSLLKKNWQNVRSLHVKSSMGPPQRLY; encoded by the exons ATGGC ATCGAAAGTCTCACGTGATACGCTCTACGAGGGCGTTAATGGCCTCCTGGACGCCTCGGCCAAGAAGAAGCGCGGCTTCCTCGAGACGGTGGAGCTGCAGATCGGCCTGAAGAACTACGATCCCCAGAAGGACAAGCGTTTCTCCGGCACCGTCAA GTTGAAGCACATCCCCCGTCCCAAGATGAAGGTGTGCATCCTTGGCGATCAGCAGCATTGCGACGAGGCCAAGGCCAACAACGTTGACTTCATGGATGCCGAGGCTCTGAAGAAGCTGAACAAGAACAAGAAGCTGGTGAAGAAGCTGGCCAAGTCCTACGACGCCTTCCTGGCCTCCGAGTCACTGATCAAGCAGATTCCCCGTCTGCTTGGCCCTGGCCTCAACAAGGCCGGCAAGTTCCCTGCCCTGCTGTCGCATCAGGAGTCCATGATCGGCAAGATCGAGGAGGTCAAGTCGACCATCAAGTTCCAGATGAAGAAGGTGTTGTGCCTGTCCGTTGCCGTCGGCCACGTGGGCATGAAGTCCGACGAGCTGGCCCAGAACGTCAACCTGTCGATCAACTTCTTGGTCTCGCTGCTGAAGAAGAACTGGCAGAACGTGCGCTCCCTGCACGTCAAGTCCTCGATGGGCCCACCCCAGCGTCTCTACTAA